Proteins from a single region of Macrotis lagotis isolate mMagLag1 chromosome 2, bilby.v1.9.chrom.fasta, whole genome shotgun sequence:
- the NSUN4 gene encoding 5-cytosine rRNA methyltransferase NSUN4 isoform X4, whose amino-acid sequence MEASRRLVAGARRLLRRPGPALVPRRLRHKTKWASTEPKFSSIRLALQNFDMNYKVQFGDLWPSIRVSLLSEQKYGALVNTFSTWDQTTHELEQLEAKDFVMEAQRRGQQKVFPEEAVTPVLPPELETHPHLAAPWPCSPNLRCYTFTRGDISRFHPSRVGSLGLLDYYLMDASSLLPVLALDVQPGDSVLDLCAGPGGKTLALLLTGCCRLKPFSAAYLLKSWRSHQSSRKLSSLIFTTFPPSPPALVWETVTTREGTGGFLETFWSHLDVRGLKGDLGGRRRGEEKVRSPSPLHPTMRYVDLRLGSPSKIRTTFPREPGTVLTPYNR is encoded by the exons ATGGAGGCGTCCCGGCGCCTTGTGGCGGGGGCGCGCCGGCTGCTGCGGCGGCCCGGGCCTGCGCTGGTTCCGCGGAGGCTGCGGCACAAGACCAAGTGG GCCTCCACGGAGCCAAAATTCTCTTCTATCAGGCTGGCCCTGCAGAATTTTGATATGAACTACAAAGTACAGTTTGGAGACCTGTGGCCCTCTATCCGGGTCAGCCTCCTCTCGGAACAGAAGTATGGGGCCCTGGTCAACACCTTCTCCACTTGGGACCAAACCACTCATGAGTTAGAGCAACTTGAAGCCAAAGATTTTGTGATGGAGGCACAGAGGAGGGGGCAGCAGAAGGTCTTCCCTGAAGAAGCTGTTACTCCAGTCCTTCCTCCAGAGCTTGAGACACACCCACACCTAGCAGCCCCCTGGCCCTGCAGCCCTAACCTCCGATGCTACACATTCACCAGAGGGGACATCAGCCGCTTCCATCCATCTAG GGTAGGCAGCCTGGGTCTTCTCGACTATTACCTCATGGATGCCTCTTCCTTGCTGCCCGTGTTGGCTCTGGATGTGCAGCCAGGTGACAGCGTCTTGGACCTGTGTGCTGGGCCCGGTGGGAAGACGCTGGCACTGCTTCTGACCGGCTGTTGCC GTTTGAAGCCCTTTTCTGCTGCTTATCTGCTGAAGTCTTGGAGAAGTCACCAGTCCTCCAGGAAGCTCAGTAGTCTCATTTTCACTACCTTTCCCCCCAGCCCCCCTGCCCTGGTGTGGGAGACAGTCACAACGAGGGAAGGAACTGGAGGGTTCTTAGAAACCTTTTGGAGTCACTTGGATGTCAGGGGTTTGAAGGGTGACCTtggtgggaggaggaggggggaagaaaaggtaAGATCCCCTTCCCCTCTACACCCCACCATGAGATATGTTGATCTGAGATTAGGAAGCCCTTCCAAGATAAGGACTACTTTTCCCAGAGAACCTGGGACTGTGCTGACCCCATATAACAGGTGA
- the UQCRH gene encoding cytochrome b-c1 complex subunit 6, mitochondrial: MVFGGAKGSHDGGDPKKEEEEEEEEELVDPLNTVREYCEQIEKCVKARERLETCTERVSGRPNTEEDCTEELFDFLHARDHCVAHSLFESVK; the protein is encoded by the exons ATGGTGTTCGGGGGCGCCAAGGGCTCGCACGACGGCGGGGACCCCAAGAAG gaagaagaagaagaggaggaggaagaattaGTG GACCCCCTGAACACAGTGAGGGAGTACTGTGAGCAAATAGAGAAATGCGTGAAGGCTCGTGAACGGCTGGAGACGTGCACAGAACGTGTGTCTGGGCGTCCCAACACTGAGGAGGACTGTACTGAGGAGCTCTTTGACTTCCTGCATGCCCGTGACCACTGT gTGGCTCACTCACTCTTTGAGAGTGTGAAATAA